The following are encoded together in the Daucus carota subsp. sativus chromosome 5, DH1 v3.0, whole genome shotgun sequence genome:
- the LOC108224096 gene encoding vesicle-associated protein 4-1-like isoform X1, which translates to MAGGFGNVKLETEDEKVWSICRMPFWNSTTISSDVDNNSNMHHQTQLGFDTASTHHHHSSTSLSSLAMSLLPTRRRLSLDPTNKLFFPYEPGKQARSAVRIKNISKTHVAFKFQTTAPKSCYMRPPGGILTPGESSLATVFKFVEPPVKGEKFLGQKSRVKFKIMSLKVEPGTDYIPELFDEQKDQVLVEQILQVVFLDKEGPSRELEKLNSQLVEAEAELETHKNRQEDSGPRIVGEGLIIDEWKERRERYLARQQVEGLELV; encoded by the exons ATGGCAGGTGGTTTCGGCAATGTCAAGCTGGAGACCGAAGATGAAAAGGTGTGGAGCATTTGCAGAATGCCCTTCTGGAATTCTACCACCATTTCCTCTGATGTTGATAATAATAGTAACATGCATCACCAAACTCAGTTGGGTTTCGATACAGCTTccactcatcatcatcattcatcCACTTCGCTTTCGTCTCTGGCGATGTCTCTTCTCCCCACCAGGCGCAGACTCTCTCTGGATCCTACGAACAAGCTCTTTTTCCCCT ATGAGCCTGGTAAACAAGCCAGGAGTGCTGTAAGGATTAAAAACATTAGCAAGACTCATGTAGCTTTTAAG TTCCAGACAACTGCACCAAAAAGTTGCTACATGCGCCCTCCCGGAGGAATACTCACTCCTGGAGAAAGTAGTCTTGCAACAG TTTTCAAATTTGTGGAGCCTCCAGTGAAAGGTGAGAAATTCTTGGGTCAGAAAAGCAGGGTTAAGTTCAAGATCATGAGCTTGAAAGTGGAACCAGGAACGGATTACATACCAGAGTTG TTTGATGAACAAAAGGACCAAGTGTTAGTTGAGCAAATTTTGCAGGTTGTTTTCCTCGACAAAGAAGGACCTTCTCGA GAGCTGGAGAAACTAAACAGTCAACTAGTTGAAGCTGAGGCTGAGCTGGAGACGCATAAAAATCGTCAAGAGGACTCAGGGCCGCGGATTGTGGGAGAAGGACTCATTATAGATGAATGG AAAGAGAGGAGGGAACGCTATCTTGCTCGTCAGCAAGTTGAAGGGCTCGAATTAGTGTAA
- the LOC108224096 gene encoding vesicle-associated protein 4-1-like isoform X2 produces MAGGFGNVKLETEDEKVWSICRMPFWNSTTISSDVDNNSNMHHQTQLGFDTASTHHHHSSTSLSSLAMSLLPTRRRLSLDPTNKLFFPYEPGKQARSAVRIKNISKTHVAFKTTAPKSCYMRPPGGILTPGESSLATVFKFVEPPVKGEKFLGQKSRVKFKIMSLKVEPGTDYIPELFDEQKDQVLVEQILQVVFLDKEGPSRELEKLNSQLVEAEAELETHKNRQEDSGPRIVGEGLIIDEWKERRERYLARQQVEGLELV; encoded by the exons ATGGCAGGTGGTTTCGGCAATGTCAAGCTGGAGACCGAAGATGAAAAGGTGTGGAGCATTTGCAGAATGCCCTTCTGGAATTCTACCACCATTTCCTCTGATGTTGATAATAATAGTAACATGCATCACCAAACTCAGTTGGGTTTCGATACAGCTTccactcatcatcatcattcatcCACTTCGCTTTCGTCTCTGGCGATGTCTCTTCTCCCCACCAGGCGCAGACTCTCTCTGGATCCTACGAACAAGCTCTTTTTCCCCT ATGAGCCTGGTAAACAAGCCAGGAGTGCTGTAAGGATTAAAAACATTAGCAAGACTCATGTAGCTTTTAAG ACAACTGCACCAAAAAGTTGCTACATGCGCCCTCCCGGAGGAATACTCACTCCTGGAGAAAGTAGTCTTGCAACAG TTTTCAAATTTGTGGAGCCTCCAGTGAAAGGTGAGAAATTCTTGGGTCAGAAAAGCAGGGTTAAGTTCAAGATCATGAGCTTGAAAGTGGAACCAGGAACGGATTACATACCAGAGTTG TTTGATGAACAAAAGGACCAAGTGTTAGTTGAGCAAATTTTGCAGGTTGTTTTCCTCGACAAAGAAGGACCTTCTCGA GAGCTGGAGAAACTAAACAGTCAACTAGTTGAAGCTGAGGCTGAGCTGGAGACGCATAAAAATCGTCAAGAGGACTCAGGGCCGCGGATTGTGGGAGAAGGACTCATTATAGATGAATGG AAAGAGAGGAGGGAACGCTATCTTGCTCGTCAGCAAGTTGAAGGGCTCGAATTAGTGTAA
- the LOC108220771 gene encoding probable small nuclear ribonucleoprotein F, translated as MATVPVNPKPFLNNLTGKHVIVKLKWGMEYKGFLVSVDSYMNLQLANSEEYIDGQFTGNLGEILIRCNNVLYMRGVPEDEDLEDADRD; from the exons ATGGCc ACTGTACCGGTTAATCCCAAACCATTCTTGAACAATTTAACTGGAAAGCATGTCATTGTCAAACTGAAGTGGGGAATGGAATACAAAG GGTTTCTCGTCTCTGTGGATTCATACATGAACTTGCAG CTTGCAAACTCTGAAGAGTACATTGATGGGCAGTTCACAGGAAACCTCGGAGAGATACTGATCAG GTGCAATAATGTTCTATATATGCGAGGGGTGCCAGAGGATGAGGACCTAGAGGATGCAGACCGCGACTAA